Genomic window (Chionomys nivalis chromosome 7, mChiNiv1.1, whole genome shotgun sequence):
ttaaacaactgtgcagtaaaacaggacaatgacatcaaaatgtaaacaatgtatcaatgtataaatatcctgatcagaggtagaaatatataatgcaatatgataaatatatcctaaaattgtgtcaatatacaaaatgtcttagaggtagaaacatgcatgcatacaatatgacaaaataactttgcacaggtgtacaaatattgtaaacagaaataacaaatataatttgaacttgtatcaatatacaagaaattaTACTAGTGTAAATTGTCCATAATAATAGCTtacaagtatttactctattactattattagtgtgaataagttcacactaaattacctattatcccatGCATCCTCTTTTTcccagaactctctatgtagatcaagctggcctactggattacaggcatttgtAAACCCATtcctatatgggtgctgggaactgaacttggtacctctggaagagcagcaagtgcttttaaccatttgGCCATGTCTCCGGCCCCTGTGACGCCTCATCTGGCCTCTGAGAATACCAtaaacacacatagcacacataaaacatgtaggcaaaacacttatagacataaaacaataaataaatcttacaagaAAATAAGTGGGCctagtgtggtggcgcacgcctttaatcccagcacttgagaggaagaggcaggcagatctctgagttccaggccagcccgaTGTACTTCgtgaaactttgtttttttttttttttcaaaaacaggtTTACTGAAAACTGAAAGGAGAAACAACCACACATCCTAGGTGACAGGGTCACAGGTGTGCAGACACCAGGAACACAGCAGCTACTTTTTCAGGGTCCTTCTTTGACCCCTGGGCAAAGCTGAgctttccaaaagaaaaagataaagtggCCCTTGAGGCTGAAGGTAACTACTCAAATGGTAgaccatgctctctctctctttgtttttgttttgggtgtgtgtgtgtgggggggaaacagggcttctctctgtagcccctggctgtcctgaaactcactctgtagaccagccaggctggccttgaactcaagaaatccatctgcctctctctgcctcccaagtgctgggattaaagggatgcactGCCACCCCCAGTTCGtgctctttttaaagatttattttaattatgtgtatacgtgtgtgatGGGAGTGTGTGCAAGAGAGtacaggtgtccacagaggccagaggactcaaatcccctggagttggagttataagCAATTACAAGCTTTGGaacttgagtgctgggaaccaaacttgggtcctcgcCTATCTCTCCAACCGCTAACGCCCATTCTTACCCAAAGTCCCATGTTTGAGCACCAGCACTGTATATATTGGGCATTATGGCACACCCAATAGCCCATAACACTCGGGAGATAAAGGCGGGAGGAACAAGATCATTCTCCATTATATAGCAAAGTTCAAAGTAAGCTGGAGATACATAAGACTATCTcacaaagccgggtggtggtggcgcacgcctttaatcccagcactcgggaggcggaggcaggcggatgtctgtgagttcgagaccagcctggtctacaagagctagttccaggacgggaaccaaaaaagctatggagaaaccctgtctcgaaaaaaaaaaaaaaaaaaaaaagactatctcACAAACAATAAGCAGGTCTTGGGCTGGAGTGTAAATAAACAATGGAGCATGTCCTTAccatgcccaaggccctgggtttaaaaaaaaaaaaaaaggctcatgaatgattaactttttttttaagacagggcctcactatgtagccctggataaCTGGGAACTCGCTATGCAGCAGGTTAAttttctaactcagagatctgcctgcctctgcctccccagtgctgggattaaacgtgtgagGCACCACATCTAATGGcgctaaattttttaaaaaagtgtaaatttttttgtAAAGTGTAAAATGTACTGACATCTAATCCCTATGACTCTCCCTACTAGATCCCAAAGATCGGGGATCACTATTTTGGGGGTCAGAGTCCGAGTTCCACAAACCACCTACCTACACTGGGCATCCTGGAGTATTCCTTGGCCACCCGGTGAGGGCAAGACTACAAACCCCAGAAGGCACTGTGCGCACACTCGACTCACCTGACCCATAGGCACCGGGGACGGTGCGGCGTGCTCCATCTTcggaactacaactcccagaggGCTCTACGCGCGACACAACCTCTCGACGCTCGACAGAACCTTTCGAATCCCTACGTGCCTGAGAGTGGCTCTTCTCGTTGCGCCCCAGGACCTGGCACTGCCTGCCGTTCAACAACTAAGGCGGCAGGCCCGTATGGTCTCGAACCACCGAAACCTAGGAGAGCTCCGCGAAGCACCCTTACGCTAAATAACGTCCGGGACTGTCCAGCTACGCCgaatcccctcccccatcccgcCGGCCCGTTCCGCCTTCTAACCTCGCGCTGCTCGCCTTCCACGCCTGCGTCGTACGTCTCCGGTGCGCACGCCGGTGGCCCCGCCCCTCGCGCTGTACCACGCCCTCACAGGCTCCGCCTCTGCCGCCTGGATCCCACCCCTCTATCTGCAGGACCCTGAAACGTAATGATCCTACAACAGCCCCTGGAGCGAGGCCCCCCAAGTCGGGACCCACGGGCCACCACTGGGGTGGCTCGCGGCCTGGACGCCAGGTGCGTAAGCAGTTCCTGGGTGGGCCGGACTAACGGAGGGCAAGAGCTTTGGCTGGGGACCCAGGGCCGGTCAGGGTGATCCTGGGAAGTGAGGCGAGGTGGTGCAGGAAACCGTGGTGCTCGAGCTTGTGTTGGAGCTGGGAAGCCACGGTCAGAATTTCCGAGGTAGCCTGGTGGATGACGGCCTGGGAGAGGAAGGTGGCTTAGGCCACACAGACCAGACTGATTCTGGAATCCTGGCTTACTTTGCAGGCTTAGGAGGGCAGATCTTCGGGAAGGAGCCAAGAGAGTGGGCTACACCTGGCTCGGTTTCCCAGCTCCCCTCTCCTTGGAGCTGTGCCCATGAGCACGGAGACCCCTGGAGAAGGAGCTTTACGTTTGGGAGCAGATGGGTCCCCTGAGATGTCACCTTTGGTCCTCCTCATCAGTTTGCCTCCACCCTCAACATCCCTGCTTCTGTTCCTCTCTGGTCTTTCCCCCAGGGAGCCCTTGCACAAGCAGTTTCTTTCCGAGGAGAACATGGCCACCCACTTCTCTCGACTCAGCCTACATAATGACCACCCCTACTGCAGTCCCCCTGTGACTTTCCCCCAGGTCCTGCCACCACTCAGGTAGGCACCTCCCCTTGCGGGGCCTTCTAGAGGATCCCGTGCAGTCGTCAGGGCCCCTCCTCATACCCTGCTTCATCCCGCTATTTTTAGCTTCTAGCCAACTTCTGTGCTGTTTTCCATCTTTGGCTCCAGGGGACCTGGACCTGGTAGGAGGTGGCTCTGCCAGGCCAGCCTCTGCCCCATAgtttcactgtcttttttttcttctttcaggagCTCTTGTCCAGAGCTGCTTCTCTGGCGCTATCCTGGGAGCCTGATCCCTGAGGCCCTCAGGCTACTGAGGCTGGGGGATACCCCCAGTCCCTTCTACCCTGCATCCCCAGCTGGGGACATCATGGAGCTCTAAGTGCTGACGGCCAGTGTCCCTCCCCACCTTGTTCCTGGACAACAAAGATCAGCAACCCCAACCCCGACCCCCCCCAGAAGGAAGAGGTCCTTCCCCCTGTAACAGGATAGATGATACtgaactcagagaaaccctgaatgGGAGGGGCAGCAGCTTGGGAAGGGGAAAGTGTACCCTATTAGTGAATAAAGATTTCTGAGAAGTTGAAGGTTTCTCAACAGCCTTTGAGGAGGGTGGAGTGCTGGATGCTGGGGTTTCCTCCTCAAAATCTTCCCTGGAAAACGGTGAAGGCAAGCCAGGTCCTGGCAGGCCGGGCTCCAGGCATTGAGAATGTATGAGTCAGagcctcacccccccccccgcccccgcagtGGCCAACtgactccctcccttcctccagttCTGGGGAGTCAAGCTAGGGATCAGGCCATACTCCAAACCATTTAAAGTTAAAGattcttttattaataaattcTCCCTCCCCTCCAAACTTTATCCCCAAAATAAATATCCCCCCCCTTTTAGAGgatgggttgtgtgtgtgtgtttgtattaggGCCAGCCCTCCCAGAGGGCCAGCCTCCTTAGTGTTAAGAACAGGTCCTTAAATCTGACCCACTTCCAGGGCTGAAACTCAGTGTTAGTTGAATTTTAGCCCATCGGAGTGGGTGGGACCTAGTGTGTCTGTCCCTCAAGTCAGTCAGGCCTCCAGGACTTGGGGAGAGCAAAAGACCCCCTTGTGCAAAATGCTGCAGTTCCTTAGTATTGTGTCGCTTTGTGACCCAGCTTACGGCTCTCTGCCCTGGAACCAGAGACAGGGCAATCTAGACACCTTGGAAGACTCCCCTGAGCCCTAAGCCCAGTCTTTGGAGGTGAATcaccacctca
Coding sequences:
- the Hcfc1r1 gene encoding host cell factor C1 regulator 1, producing MILQQPLERGPPSRDPRATTGVARGLDAREPLHKQFLSEENMATHFSRLSLHNDHPYCSPPVTFPQVLPPLRSSCPELLLWRYPGSLIPEALRLLRLGDTPSPFYPASPAGDIMEL